Proteins encoded within one genomic window of Thunnus albacares chromosome 13, fThuAlb1.1, whole genome shotgun sequence:
- the cdx1b gene encoding homeobox protein CDX-1b: MYVSYLLDKDPAMYPHQNSVTRHPGLSLSQQNFSVPGPPQYSDFSYHHHHHGINNDPHSAQQGGPGAGGWSPAYPPPPPPTRDDWSSHHYGAAAAAAAAAAAAAGGPPAASTVPGGVGPTLGFSPPEFAGQPPALLPASLNASAGQLSPGSPQRRNPYDWIRRTSAPPSNPNGKTRTKDKYRVVYTDHQRLELEKEFHYSKYITIRRKAELATALCLSERQVKIWFQNRRAKERKINKKKLQQPASSTTTPTPSNGSNGSGGGGLHGNGSSSNVAMVTSSSSSNGLVSPSSLPLSIKEEY; this comes from the exons ATGTACGTAAGTTACCTGCTGGATAAGGACCCCGCCATGTACCCGCACCAGAACTCGGTGACCCGCCACCCGGGCCTGAGCCTCAGCCAGCAGAACTTCTCGGTCCCCGGCCCGCCGCAGTACTCAGACTTCagctaccaccaccaccaccacggCATCAACAACGACCCGCACTCGGCGCAGCAAGGCGGACCGGGTGCCGGTGGCTGGAGCCCGGCTTACccgcctccccctcctcccacaCGGGATGACTGGTCGTCGCATCACTACGGTGCCGCCGCCGCTGCAGCGGCAGCCGCGGCCGCCGCAGCCGGGGGGCCTCCCGCGGCCTCCACCGTGCCCGGCGGTGTGGGTCCCACCCTGGGATTCAGCCCCCCGGAGTTCGCCGGGCAGCCGCCAGCGCTGCTGCCCGCGTCCCTCAACGCGTCGGCGGGGCAGCTGTCCCCCGGCTCCCCGCAGAGGAGGAACCCCTACGACTGGATACGACGCACCTCCGCACCGCCCTCCAACCCAA acGGAAAGACGCGGACTAAAGACAAGTACCGTGTGGTTTACACCGACCACCAGCGCCTGGAGCTGGAGAAAGAGTTTCACTATAGCAAGTACATCACCATCAGGAGGAAGGCGGAGCTCGCCACGGCGCTCTGCCTATCAGAGAGACAg GTGAAGATCTGGTTCCAGAACCGCCGGGCCAAGGAGCGTAAGATCAACAAGAAGAAGCTCCAGCAGCCGGCCTCCTCCACGACCACGCCAACCCCTTCCAACGGCAGCAACGGCAGCGGAGGAGGCGGCCTCCACGGAaacggcagcagcagcaacgtCGCTATGGTgacgagcagcagcagcagcaacggGCTGGtgtctccttcctctctgcctttGAGCATCAAAGAGGAGTACTGA